Proteins encoded in a region of the Gallalistipes aquisgranensis genome:
- a CDS encoding MltF family protein, translating into MFKRNVFFLVPVLFLFVFSDCGRRGGLSSLLQERDTLRVAMDVDMPGYFVLGGEGYGYQYDLLGAYADELGVELKVVPQSAPDSCARLLAEGKADIVATLSSHVEGSWSARALPVYTTSYVMLARKGLAAGFRERGGGLTARMLEGRSLMVPDVFRKTDDYGMLLDSLRGSNVFLSSRNSFDLMEELGDGKYDLLICEKSEAQLGCALVRNIEQVCAFPGTVSMSVVLGGEGAGLKRHFAAWLERYRNGEEYAMLNELYFERGIVGQFIGDGRRVPGGISAWDDLIRSVAQEEGYDWRLLSAIAYNESRFNAYIVSRRGARGLMQIMPVVARQFGVHESEIMKPEINVRLAARLLGKIERTLKLPERMPFEDRMSLILACYNGGIGHVMDARGLAAKYGGDPNSWADVSFFLRCKADPAYLEDEVVRHGRFTGSGETLAFVDRVMGKYRSYCRVVN; encoded by the coding sequence ATGTTTAAACGGAACGTATTTTTTTTAGTACCGGTTCTTTTTCTTTTTGTCTTTTCCGACTGCGGCCGCCGCGGAGGGCTGTCGTCCCTCCTGCAGGAGCGCGATACGCTGCGGGTGGCCATGGACGTGGACATGCCCGGCTATTTCGTGCTGGGCGGTGAGGGGTACGGCTACCAGTACGACCTGCTCGGGGCCTATGCCGATGAACTGGGCGTCGAACTGAAGGTGGTGCCGCAGAGCGCGCCCGATTCGTGCGCCCGGCTGCTGGCCGAAGGGAAAGCGGATATCGTGGCGACGCTCTCCTCGCATGTGGAAGGGAGCTGGAGCGCACGTGCGCTTCCCGTCTATACTACCTCTTACGTGATGCTGGCCCGCAAGGGGCTGGCCGCCGGATTCCGGGAGCGCGGCGGAGGGCTGACCGCACGTATGCTCGAAGGCCGCAGTCTGATGGTACCCGACGTTTTCCGGAAGACGGACGATTACGGGATGCTGCTCGATTCGCTTCGGGGCAGCAACGTGTTTCTCTCTTCGCGCAACAGTTTCGACCTGATGGAGGAGCTCGGCGACGGGAAATACGATCTGCTGATCTGCGAAAAGAGCGAGGCGCAGCTCGGCTGTGCTCTGGTACGCAACATCGAACAGGTCTGTGCCTTTCCCGGCACGGTCTCCATGAGTGTCGTGCTCGGGGGGGAAGGTGCGGGGCTGAAGAGACACTTCGCCGCATGGTTGGAGCGGTACCGCAACGGAGAGGAGTATGCCATGCTCAACGAACTCTATTTCGAGAGGGGTATCGTGGGGCAGTTCATCGGCGACGGACGCCGGGTGCCGGGCGGTATTTCGGCGTGGGACGACCTGATCCGCAGCGTGGCGCAGGAGGAGGGGTACGACTGGCGCCTGCTCTCGGCCATCGCCTACAACGAATCGCGGTTCAATGCCTATATCGTATCCCGGCGAGGCGCGCGGGGACTGATGCAGATCATGCCGGTCGTGGCGCGCCAGTTCGGTGTGCACGAGAGCGAAATCATGAAACCGGAGATCAACGTGCGGCTGGCCGCGCGTTTGCTGGGCAAGATCGAGCGGACGCTGAAACTGCCGGAGCGGATGCCTTTCGAGGACCGCATGAGCCTGATCCTGGCCTGTTACAACGGAGGAATCGGCCACGTGATGGATGCCCGGGGACTGGCCGCCAAATACGGAGGCGATCCGAATTCATGGGCCGACGTGTCGTTTTTCCTGCGGTGCAAGGCCGATCCCGCCTATCTGGAGGACGAGGTGGTGCGGCACGGCCGGTTCACGGGGAGCGGCGAGACGCTCGCTTTCGTGGACCGGGTGATGGGCAAGTACCGGAGCTATTGCCGGGTGGTGAACTGA
- a CDS encoding mannose-1-phosphate guanylyltransferase → MNNKYCVIMAGGIGSRFWPISRTSRPKQFLDILGTGKSFIRHTYERFAKIVPPENFLVVTNQSYASLVLEEIPELKPHQVLGEPLGRNTAPCIAYAAFRLLAVNPDAEMIVTPSDHLILNEDEFCKAIEEAVGYIREHAVLMTIGIKPSRPDTGYGYIQIESGKGKHNPIQKVKTFTEKPNLEMAKVFVESGEFFWNAGIFIWKVIDILHALRRHLPETEQLFASIGQYYNTDSEAEHVAQVYSQCRAISIDFGIMEKADNVCVRCSDFGWSDIGTWGSLYQYSDKDENGNVTGGDTALYDTRDCIVKMPEGKLAVVEGLSDYIVVENDNVLMICPKSNEQNIKKFIDDARYSKGDKYI, encoded by the coding sequence ATGAACAACAAATATTGCGTCATCATGGCGGGCGGTATCGGCAGCCGGTTCTGGCCCATCAGTCGCACCTCCCGTCCCAAACAGTTCCTGGACATCCTGGGCACCGGGAAATCCTTCATCCGCCACACGTACGAACGTTTCGCAAAGATCGTTCCGCCCGAAAACTTCCTCGTAGTCACCAACCAGTCCTACGCCTCCCTGGTGCTGGAGGAGATTCCCGAGCTGAAACCCCATCAGGTGTTGGGCGAACCGCTCGGCCGCAACACGGCCCCCTGCATCGCCTACGCGGCGTTCCGCCTGCTGGCGGTCAATCCCGACGCCGAAATGATCGTCACCCCGTCGGACCACCTGATCCTCAACGAGGACGAATTCTGCAAAGCGATCGAGGAGGCGGTCGGTTACATCCGCGAGCACGCCGTGCTGATGACCATCGGCATCAAACCCAGCCGGCCCGACACGGGATACGGCTACATCCAGATCGAATCGGGCAAAGGGAAGCACAACCCGATCCAGAAGGTGAAAACGTTCACCGAAAAGCCCAATCTCGAAATGGCGAAGGTGTTCGTCGAGAGCGGCGAGTTTTTCTGGAACGCAGGCATCTTCATCTGGAAGGTGATCGACATCCTGCACGCCCTGCGCCGCCATCTGCCCGAAACCGAACAGCTGTTCGCCTCGATCGGCCAGTATTACAACACGGACTCCGAAGCGGAACACGTGGCCCAGGTCTATTCGCAGTGCCGCGCCATTTCGATCGACTTCGGCATCATGGAGAAGGCGGACAACGTCTGCGTCCGGTGCAGCGACTTCGGTTGGTCGGACATCGGCACCTGGGGATCGCTTTACCAGTATTCGGACAAGGACGAAAACGGCAACGTGACGGGAGGCGATACGGCCCTCTACGACACCCGCGACTGCATCGTGAAGATGCCCGAAGGGAAACTGGCCGTGGTCGAAGGCCTTTCGGACTACATCGTGGTGGAGAACGACAACGTGCTGATGATCTGCCCGAAATCGAACGAACAGAACATCAAGAAATTCATCGACGACGCGAGATACAGCAAAGGAGACAAATATATCTGA
- a CDS encoding UDP-N-acetylmuramoyl-tripeptide--D-alanyl-D-alanine ligase, producing MKISEETIAALYRHFQTHPTVSTDSRRITPGSLFFALKGPSFDGNRFASAALDAGAACAVVDNSAVAARSLAGKPLDERFIVVRDVLSALQQLAAFHRRKLGIPILAITGSNGKTTTKELTARVLATRFRVSVTQGNLNNHIGVPLTLLAMDRRTEFGIVEMGASACGEIAALCKIAAPDYGLITNIGRSHLEGFGGPEGIVRGKGELYDYLERHHGLAFFRQEDPVLRGMADARPHLLSKPYATEEGDLPNHLEGSYNRMNIAAAAAVGEYFGVHGREIREAIEEYRPDNHRSQRMQTARNTLILDCYNANPSSMGAALDNFGEHSFDPQLPRTAILGDMLELGKWSAAEHEAILRKLAGIHPAETLLVGREFSRAAESLPPEAKATLHTFPDREALAAWLKEHPLSGRLILVKGSHGIGLERITELL from the coding sequence ATGAAAATTTCCGAAGAGACGATCGCGGCTCTGTACCGGCATTTCCAGACCCATCCGACGGTTTCGACCGACAGTCGCCGGATCACCCCGGGCTCGCTCTTTTTCGCGCTGAAAGGCCCCTCGTTCGACGGCAACCGCTTCGCCTCCGCCGCACTGGACGCAGGCGCCGCCTGCGCCGTAGTCGACAACTCGGCCGTGGCGGCCCGTTCGCTGGCAGGCAAACCGCTCGACGAACGGTTCATCGTCGTGCGCGACGTGCTTTCCGCCCTGCAGCAACTGGCGGCCTTCCACCGCAGGAAACTGGGCATCCCCATCCTGGCCATCACCGGTTCCAACGGCAAGACCACGACCAAGGAGCTGACAGCCCGCGTTCTGGCCACCCGGTTCCGGGTATCGGTCACACAGGGCAACCTGAACAACCACATCGGCGTTCCGCTCACGCTGCTGGCCATGGACCGCCGTACGGAGTTCGGCATCGTGGAGATGGGCGCCAGCGCCTGCGGAGAGATCGCCGCCCTGTGCAAAATAGCCGCCCCGGACTACGGGCTCATCACCAACATCGGACGCTCCCACCTCGAAGGTTTCGGAGGCCCGGAAGGGATCGTGCGGGGAAAAGGCGAACTGTACGACTATCTGGAGCGCCACCACGGCCTGGCCTTTTTCCGCCAGGAGGACCCCGTTCTCCGCGGCATGGCGGACGCCCGGCCCCACCTGTTGTCCAAACCCTATGCCACCGAGGAAGGCGACCTGCCCAACCATCTGGAAGGCAGTTACAACCGGATGAACATCGCGGCGGCAGCGGCTGTCGGCGAATACTTCGGTGTCCACGGACGTGAAATCCGGGAGGCCATAGAGGAATATCGGCCCGACAACCACCGCTCCCAACGGATGCAGACGGCCCGCAATACGCTGATCCTCGACTGTTACAACGCCAATCCGTCGAGTATGGGCGCCGCCCTGGACAATTTCGGGGAGCACAGCTTCGACCCGCAGCTTCCACGCACGGCAATCCTCGGCGACATGCTGGAACTGGGCAAATGGTCGGCGGCCGAGCACGAAGCGATCCTGCGGAAACTGGCAGGAATCCACCCGGCGGAGACGCTGCTGGTCGGCCGGGAGTTCTCCCGTGCGGCGGAGAGCCTGCCTCCGGAAGCGAAAGCGACCCTGCACACGTTCCCCGACCGGGAAGCGCTGGCCGCATGGCTGAAGGAACACCCGCTCTCCGGACGGCTGATCCTCGTCAAGGGATCGCACGGCATCGGGCTGGAACGGATCACGGAACTGCTCTGA
- a CDS encoding transketolase family protein, protein MADMTNKAADNIRILAAAMVEKAKSGHPGGAMGGADFVNVLFSEFLKYDPERPDHPFRDRFFLDPGHMSPMLYGVLCLAGFYTTDDLKQFRQWGSVTPGHPERDLAHGVENTSGPLGQGHAMALGAAIAERFLVARFGEWMAHKTYAYISDGGIQEEISQGVGRIAGHLGLSNLIMFYDSNNIQLSTKVEEVDTEDVAAKYQAWGWHVLTVDGQDAEQIRGALRTAQRAADRPTLIIGRTVMGKGAVGPDGTSYENKVSTHGQPLSAAGSDFAGTVANLGGDPDDPFRVFPESAELYARRREELKRWSAEIRETERKWAAEHGELAAKLKMFLEGEVPELDYTRVSYGPDVATRAASAAVLSYYAERIENMVVASADLSNSDKTDGFLKKTKAFAKGDFSGQFLQAGVSELTMACVMNGMALHGGVIPACGTFFVFSDYMKPAVRLAALMRLPVTFIWTHDSFRVGEDGPTHQPVEHEAQLRLMEHLRNHENQRSMVVLRPADAAETVAAWDLAVHNDRPTALILSRQNIKALPAAGGDRAKEARQLVRGAYVVADCEGTPDVVMIASGSEVSTLVEGAELLRKEGVRVRIVSAPSEGLFRDQSEEYQRSVLPEGVVRYGLTSGLSVTLAGLVGEHGCIHGMNHFGYSAPYKVLDEKFGFSGPSVYADVKKLLNR, encoded by the coding sequence ATGGCAGACATGACAAACAAGGCGGCGGACAATATTCGGATATTGGCGGCTGCGATGGTGGAAAAGGCCAAGTCGGGACATCCCGGCGGCGCGATGGGCGGAGCCGATTTCGTGAACGTGCTCTTTTCCGAATTTCTGAAATACGATCCCGAGCGGCCGGACCATCCCTTCCGGGACCGGTTCTTTCTCGATCCGGGACATATGTCGCCGATGCTTTACGGGGTGTTGTGCCTGGCCGGGTTCTACACGACGGACGATCTGAAGCAGTTCCGGCAGTGGGGTTCCGTTACGCCGGGCCATCCCGAGCGCGATCTGGCCCACGGTGTGGAGAATACCTCGGGCCCGCTGGGACAGGGACATGCCATGGCGTTGGGAGCCGCGATCGCCGAACGTTTCCTCGTGGCCCGTTTCGGGGAGTGGATGGCGCACAAGACCTATGCCTACATTTCGGACGGGGGTATCCAGGAGGAGATTTCGCAGGGGGTGGGCCGCATCGCGGGTCACCTGGGCCTGTCGAACCTCATCATGTTCTACGATTCCAACAATATCCAGCTTTCGACCAAGGTGGAAGAGGTGGACACGGAAGACGTGGCCGCCAAATACCAGGCGTGGGGCTGGCACGTGCTCACCGTGGACGGGCAGGACGCCGAACAGATTCGCGGGGCGCTGCGCACGGCCCAGCGGGCCGCCGACCGTCCTACGCTGATTATCGGCCGGACGGTCATGGGCAAGGGGGCCGTAGGGCCCGACGGCACCAGCTATGAAAACAAGGTGTCCACCCACGGTCAGCCTCTCTCGGCAGCGGGAAGCGATTTCGCCGGGACAGTGGCCAATCTGGGCGGCGATCCGGACGATCCTTTCCGGGTGTTCCCGGAGAGCGCCGAGCTCTATGCCCGGCGTCGTGAAGAGCTGAAGCGGTGGAGTGCGGAGATCCGGGAGACGGAGCGGAAATGGGCGGCGGAACACGGGGAACTGGCCGCCAAGCTGAAAATGTTCCTCGAAGGGGAAGTGCCCGAACTGGATTACACCCGGGTGAGCTACGGGCCCGATGTGGCGACCCGTGCCGCTTCGGCCGCCGTGCTTTCCTACTATGCGGAGCGGATCGAGAATATGGTGGTCGCTTCGGCCGACTTGAGCAATTCGGACAAGACGGACGGTTTCCTGAAGAAGACGAAAGCCTTTGCGAAGGGCGATTTCAGCGGGCAGTTCCTGCAGGCGGGCGTGAGCGAGCTGACGATGGCCTGCGTCATGAACGGCATGGCGCTCCACGGCGGAGTGATCCCCGCCTGCGGCACGTTCTTCGTCTTTTCCGACTATATGAAGCCTGCCGTGCGTCTGGCGGCGCTGATGCGTCTGCCGGTGACTTTCATCTGGACGCACGATTCGTTCCGCGTGGGCGAGGACGGTCCCACGCACCAGCCCGTGGAACACGAGGCGCAGCTCCGGCTGATGGAGCATCTGCGCAACCATGAGAACCAGCGTTCGATGGTGGTGCTGCGTCCCGCCGACGCGGCCGAGACGGTGGCTGCCTGGGACCTGGCGGTGCATAACGACCGTCCTACGGCGCTGATCCTCTCCCGCCAGAATATCAAGGCGCTGCCCGCAGCCGGCGGCGACCGGGCGAAGGAGGCCCGTCAGCTCGTCAGGGGGGCTTATGTGGTGGCGGATTGCGAAGGTACGCCCGATGTGGTGATGATCGCCAGCGGTTCGGAGGTTTCCACGCTGGTCGAAGGGGCCGAGTTGCTCCGGAAAGAGGGTGTCCGGGTGCGGATCGTGTCGGCTCCCTCCGAAGGGTTGTTCCGTGACCAGAGCGAGGAGTACCAGCGCAGTGTCCTGCCCGAAGGAGTGGTTCGCTACGGCCTTACCTCCGGACTGTCGGTGACGCTGGCCGGTCTGGTGGGCGAACACGGCTGTATTCACGGAATGAACCATTTCGGTTACTCGGCGCCTTACAAAGTGCTGGACGAGAAGTTCGGTTTCTCGGGTCCGAGCGTATATGCCGATGTGAAAAAACTGTTGAACAGATAA
- a CDS encoding putative porin: MRRGLRLWSRVLLFGTILAGFYPAGLVAQQPQDGITGGYGSPGVGNANPFLVEDPNNPGAPANQTGSDSTKKKIRKPLESYFFDDSTRKRPNFAWNVDLSRNRIRMVDIDTMLNQFQVDFPFLRDGVGSAYLGNLGGAAIPLNYFRRPDDYNFAFASAYESYFYSPENAPFYNVKKPFTHLSYFWAGQKKRQEERLELTHAQSISPSSGFNVNYKSRGTRGIYTWQKARDKNLSMAFSHTGKKYSAHGGYIYNSVDVQENGGVQNDRDITDTVFEMSENIPIRLSDARNKLKNNIFYAVQSYGIPLRKLTEEDFSIAGRSSIFVGHSIVYSRFYKKYTDTKEGSGDYYENWYINSAASRDSIFESLLSNKIFVQIQPWDRDAVVGTIDAGVGLDNHHYYQFNMDQYLTGNTEGVNRNSFYVYGSIAGKLKKYLDWGADLTYHPLGCQSQDLSLGGELSVSAFIKDHPITLSGRFRYERRSPDYWAENYYSNHYIWSNSFAKENETRFDVTLQIPYIGLSAGLWQSVIGNKIYYDANSMPAQADGSVSVTGLYAQKDFRAGGFHFNNRVLLQWSTSQEVIPVPLASAYLSYFFEFNVVKNVLRMQIGLDGRYNTKYYAFGYNPALAKFYNQREKELGNYPMVDAFANAKWKRMRIFLKFQHVNEDLIGGRNYFQVLHYPLNQRIFKIGFSWGFYD; this comes from the coding sequence ATGCGAAGAGGTCTGCGGCTGTGGAGCCGGGTTCTGCTTTTCGGAACGATTCTTGCCGGGTTTTACCCGGCCGGGCTCGTCGCACAGCAACCCCAGGACGGCATCACGGGCGGATACGGCTCTCCGGGCGTGGGAAATGCCAATCCGTTTCTCGTGGAGGACCCGAACAATCCCGGTGCGCCGGCGAACCAGACGGGAAGCGACTCGACCAAGAAAAAGATACGCAAACCGCTCGAATCCTATTTCTTCGACGACTCTACGCGCAAGAGACCTAATTTCGCATGGAACGTGGACCTTTCCCGCAATAGAATCCGGATGGTGGACATCGACACGATGCTCAATCAGTTCCAGGTGGATTTCCCTTTCCTGCGGGACGGCGTGGGCAGCGCCTATCTGGGCAATCTGGGCGGTGCGGCCATCCCTCTGAACTACTTCCGGCGGCCGGACGACTATAATTTCGCCTTCGCCAGCGCCTACGAATCCTATTTCTATTCGCCGGAGAACGCTCCGTTCTACAACGTGAAGAAACCTTTCACGCATCTCTCCTATTTCTGGGCCGGACAGAAAAAGCGGCAGGAAGAGCGGCTGGAGCTGACCCATGCCCAGAGTATCTCTCCTTCGTCGGGGTTCAACGTCAACTACAAGAGCCGGGGTACGCGGGGTATCTACACGTGGCAGAAGGCCCGCGACAAGAACCTGTCGATGGCCTTTTCCCACACGGGTAAAAAATACTCGGCACACGGGGGGTATATCTACAATTCGGTGGACGTGCAGGAGAACGGCGGCGTACAGAACGACCGGGACATTACCGACACCGTGTTCGAAATGTCGGAGAATATCCCCATCCGGCTGTCCGATGCGCGCAACAAATTGAAAAACAATATTTTCTATGCCGTACAGTCGTACGGTATCCCGCTTCGGAAGCTGACCGAGGAGGACTTTTCGATCGCGGGCCGTTCCTCTATTTTTGTCGGCCATTCGATCGTGTACAGCCGCTTTTACAAGAAATACACCGACACCAAAGAGGGCAGCGGGGACTATTACGAGAACTGGTACATCAATTCCGCCGCCTCGCGCGACTCCATTTTCGAGTCGCTGCTCTCCAACAAGATTTTCGTGCAGATACAGCCCTGGGACCGGGACGCGGTGGTGGGAACCATCGACGCCGGGGTGGGGCTGGACAACCATCATTACTACCAGTTCAATATGGACCAGTATCTCACGGGCAACACCGAAGGCGTGAACCGGAACAGTTTCTACGTCTACGGGTCGATCGCGGGCAAGCTGAAAAAGTATCTGGACTGGGGCGCCGACCTCACCTACCACCCGCTCGGGTGCCAGAGCCAGGACCTGAGTCTGGGCGGGGAGTTGTCGGTCAGCGCGTTTATCAAGGACCATCCCATCACTCTGTCCGGCCGTTTCCGGTACGAACGCCGTTCGCCGGATTACTGGGCGGAGAATTACTACTCGAACCACTACATTTGGTCGAACTCCTTTGCCAAGGAGAATGAGACCCGGTTCGACGTTACGCTGCAGATTCCCTACATAGGGTTGTCGGCGGGGCTTTGGCAGAGCGTCATCGGAAACAAAATCTACTACGATGCCAACTCCATGCCCGCCCAGGCCGACGGAAGCGTGAGCGTCACGGGCCTGTATGCTCAAAAGGATTTCCGCGCCGGCGGATTTCACTTCAACAACAGGGTATTGCTGCAATGGAGCACGTCACAGGAAGTCATCCCGGTGCCGCTGGCCAGTGCCTACCTCTCCTATTTCTTCGAATTCAACGTGGTGAAGAACGTACTGCGCATGCAGATCGGTCTCGACGGACGGTATAACACGAAGTACTATGCCTTCGGTTACAATCCGGCGCTGGCCAAGTTCTACAACCAGAGGGAAAAGGAGCTGGGGAACTATCCGATGGTCGATGCGTTCGCCAACGCCAAGTGGAAACGCATGCGTATCTTTCTGAAGTTCCAGCACGTCAACGAGGACCTGATCGGAGGCCGCAACTATTTTCAGGTGCTGCACTATCCGCTCAACCAGCGGATTTTCAAGATCGGATTCTCGTGGGGTTTCTATGATTAG
- the pssA gene encoding CDP-diacylglycerol--serine O-phosphatidyltransferase, producing the protein MKIRLITLPNIVTLCNLLCGSAATVYALVLSDLQTAFWLVVAAAVFDFLDGFTARLTGSFSPVGKELDSLSDMVSFGVAPSSVLFVMYQTQSGAFAGGGIDPWGFAVFILAAFSALRLAKFNIDESQSYEFEGLPTPAAALLVCSAGYLFADGVYAVRPYYILLSALCLSYFLVSPVRMFALKFHGYGLHEPQNLLRYVFLLVSLAALVLFRIGAVPFIIMAYILVSLVRNIVMSLRRG; encoded by the coding sequence ATGAAAATCCGATTGATTACCCTGCCCAATATCGTCACCCTCTGCAACCTGCTCTGCGGGTCGGCGGCCACGGTCTATGCGCTGGTCCTCTCCGATCTGCAGACGGCTTTCTGGCTGGTGGTGGCCGCTGCCGTCTTCGATTTCCTGGACGGTTTCACGGCGCGGCTCACCGGATCGTTCTCGCCCGTGGGCAAGGAGCTCGATTCGCTCTCCGACATGGTGAGTTTCGGGGTGGCTCCCTCGTCCGTGCTTTTCGTCATGTACCAGACCCAAAGCGGTGCTTTCGCCGGAGGGGGGATCGACCCCTGGGGATTCGCGGTGTTCATCCTGGCCGCCTTTTCCGCCCTGCGGCTGGCCAAATTCAACATCGACGAAAGCCAGAGCTACGAGTTCGAAGGGTTGCCCACGCCGGCTGCCGCCCTGCTCGTCTGCTCGGCGGGGTACCTTTTCGCCGACGGCGTCTATGCCGTGCGGCCCTACTACATTCTGCTGAGCGCCCTGTGCCTCTCCTATTTTCTGGTAAGCCCCGTGCGGATGTTCGCGCTCAAGTTCCACGGCTACGGGCTGCACGAACCGCAGAACCTGCTGCGCTACGTGTTCCTGCTGGTGTCGCTCGCTGCGCTCGTCCTCTTCCGGATCGGGGCGGTCCCCTTCATCATCATGGCCTACATCCTGGTGTCGCTGGTGCGCAATATCGTGATGTCATTGCGCAGAGGATGA
- a CDS encoding YqaA family protein, which translates to MEWLMNLGYTGLFVGAFLAATVIPFSSDVMLVGLLAAGGNPFIAIPVATAGNWLGGLTSYWLGWLGRWEWIERWLKVKQETLERQKSRVDRWGSWLALMTWLPLVGDVMAVALGFYKTDFKRTALFMLIGKGARFVAWAALYYWIWPDQ; encoded by the coding sequence ATGGAGTGGCTGATGAATCTGGGATATACGGGGCTGTTCGTCGGGGCCTTTCTGGCCGCGACGGTTATCCCTTTTTCGTCCGACGTGATGCTGGTGGGTCTGCTGGCCGCCGGGGGCAATCCCTTCATCGCCATTCCCGTGGCCACTGCGGGCAACTGGCTGGGAGGGCTCACCTCCTACTGGCTCGGATGGCTCGGCCGCTGGGAGTGGATCGAACGGTGGCTGAAGGTCAAACAAGAGACGCTGGAACGGCAGAAATCCCGTGTGGACCGCTGGGGCAGCTGGCTGGCCCTGATGACGTGGCTGCCGCTGGTGGGCGACGTAATGGCCGTGGCGCTGGGATTCTACAAGACGGATTTCAAAAGGACGGCCCTCTTCATGCTGATCGGAAAAGGAGCCCGATTCGTGGCCTGGGCCGCCCTCTACTACTGGATATGGCCCGATCAATAA
- a CDS encoding HAD family hydrolase → MINHAEVIAFDADDTLWSNEPHFRDTENRYIGLLAKYDAPERISAALYRTETANMELLGYGAKAFTISMLETAVQIAGERLTARETAQIVEWGKSLLRIPILPLEGVRETLEKLKERNRYRLVVATKGDLLDQESKLERSGLADCFEHTEVMSDKGEKEYARLMARLGVSPDRFVMVGNSLRSDIRPVLALGGYAVYIPFEVTWEHEKAEPIEHPHLRQLSRFEELAGLF, encoded by the coding sequence ATGATAAACCACGCAGAAGTCATCGCATTCGACGCCGACGATACGCTCTGGAGCAACGAACCGCATTTCCGGGATACGGAGAACCGGTATATCGGTCTGTTGGCGAAATACGATGCACCCGAACGCATCTCGGCCGCCCTCTACCGAACGGAAACCGCCAACATGGAGCTGCTGGGCTACGGAGCCAAAGCCTTCACGATCTCCATGCTCGAAACGGCGGTGCAGATCGCGGGCGAGCGTCTGACGGCCCGGGAGACCGCACAGATCGTCGAATGGGGCAAGTCGCTGCTCCGCATCCCGATCCTTCCGCTGGAGGGCGTACGGGAAACGCTGGAGAAGCTGAAGGAGAGAAACCGCTACCGGCTCGTCGTCGCCACCAAAGGCGACCTGCTCGACCAGGAGAGCAAACTGGAACGTTCGGGTCTGGCAGACTGCTTCGAACACACGGAGGTGATGTCCGACAAGGGGGAGAAGGAGTATGCCCGCCTGATGGCAAGGCTGGGCGTGTCTCCGGACCGGTTCGTCATGGTCGGCAACTCCCTCCGGTCGGACATCCGGCCCGTACTCGCGCTGGGCGGCTATGCCGTATACATTCCTTTCGAAGTGACCTGGGAACACGAAAAGGCGGAACCGATCGAACATCCGCATCTGCGGCAACTGAGCCGTTTCGAAGAGCTCGCCGGTCTTTTCTGA